In one Achromobacter spanius genomic region, the following are encoded:
- a CDS encoding response regulator codes for MDNPHTKLLVVDDDPALRQLLADYLNRHGYDTLLAPDATDLSTRITRYAPDLLVLDRMLPGGDGADACRRLREQGEDIPVILLTARDEAVDRIIGLEAGADDYVGKPFDPRELLARIEAVLRRKRGPSALTKDAPVTFGPFLFDPSTRQLSRDGTVVKLTGGEINLLEALVRNAGKPLSRERLLALARDDDAGERNDRAIDIAILRLRRVIEDDPKQPRWIQTVWGIGYRFSP; via the coding sequence TGACCCGGCCCTGCGGCAATTGCTGGCCGACTACCTGAATCGGCACGGCTACGACACCTTGTTGGCGCCGGACGCCACCGACCTGTCGACGCGCATCACCCGCTATGCCCCCGACCTGCTTGTGCTGGACCGCATGCTGCCCGGCGGCGACGGCGCCGACGCCTGCCGCCGCCTGCGCGAGCAAGGCGAAGACATCCCCGTAATTTTGCTGACCGCGCGTGACGAAGCCGTGGACCGCATCATCGGCCTGGAAGCGGGCGCTGACGATTACGTCGGCAAGCCCTTTGACCCGCGTGAACTCTTGGCCCGCATCGAAGCCGTGTTGCGCCGCAAACGCGGTCCGTCCGCCTTGACCAAGGATGCGCCGGTCACCTTTGGCCCGTTCCTGTTCGACCCGTCCACCCGGCAGTTGTCGCGTGATGGCACGGTGGTCAAGCTGACCGGTGGCGAAATCAACCTTCTGGAAGCGCTGGTGCGCAACGCGGGCAAGCCGCTGTCGCGGGAACGTCTGCTGGCGCTTGCGCGCGACGATGACGCCGGCGAACGCAACGACCGCGCCATCGACATCGCCATCCTGCGCCTGCGCCGCGTGATCGAAGATGATCCGAAACAGCCGCGCTGGATCCAGACCGTTTGGGGCATTGGCTACCGGTTCTCGCCCTGA
- a CDS encoding threo-3-hydroxy-L-aspartate ammonia-lyase: MLPELPTYDDVVRASERLAGNAHRTPVLTSATADAISGASVFFKCENFQRMGAFKFRGGYNAIARLTPEQRAAGVVTFSSGNHAQAIALASKLQGVSATIIMPLDAPAAKRAATEGYGGKIVTYDRYTEDREQIARRIQAETGATLIPPYDHEDVITGQGTAAKELFEEVGELDYLFVCLGGGGLLSGSALSAFALSPRCLVYGVEPEAGNDGQQSLRKGEVVRIPAPKTLADGAATTHLGNLTFPLIQKYVRDIVTVSDAQLVTTMKFFAERMKMVVEPTGCLAAAAVMQNVVPVQGARVGVIISGGNVDLPAYAKLLAS, translated from the coding sequence ATGCTGCCCGAACTGCCTACCTATGATGACGTCGTGCGCGCCAGCGAGCGCCTGGCCGGCAACGCCCACCGCACGCCCGTCCTGACCTCTGCCACGGCCGACGCCATCAGCGGCGCGTCGGTCTTCTTCAAGTGCGAAAACTTCCAGCGCATGGGCGCCTTCAAGTTTCGCGGCGGCTACAACGCCATCGCGCGCCTGACGCCCGAACAGCGCGCCGCCGGCGTGGTCACGTTTTCGTCGGGCAACCATGCGCAAGCCATTGCGCTGGCGTCCAAGCTGCAGGGCGTGTCGGCCACGATCATCATGCCGCTGGACGCGCCGGCGGCCAAGCGCGCGGCCACCGAAGGCTACGGTGGCAAGATCGTCACTTATGACCGTTACACCGAAGACCGCGAACAGATCGCGCGGCGTATCCAGGCCGAAACCGGGGCCACGCTGATTCCGCCCTACGACCACGAAGACGTGATCACGGGGCAGGGCACGGCGGCCAAGGAATTGTTCGAGGAAGTCGGTGAACTGGATTATCTGTTCGTCTGCCTGGGCGGCGGGGGCTTGTTGTCGGGGTCGGCCTTGTCGGCCTTTGCGCTCAGCCCGCGCTGCCTGGTGTACGGCGTTGAGCCCGAAGCCGGCAACGACGGCCAGCAGTCGCTGCGCAAGGGTGAAGTCGTCCGAATTCCCGCCCCCAAGACCCTGGCCGATGGCGCGGCGACTACCCACCTGGGCAACCTGACCTTTCCGCTCATCCAGAAATATGTGCGCGACATCGTCACGGTGTCGGACGCGCAACTGGTCACCACCATGAAGTTCTTTGCCGAGCGCATGAAGATGGTGGTGGAACCCACGGGTTGCCTGGCCGCGGCCGCGGTCATGCAGAACGTGGTGCCGGTGCAAGGCGCGCGGGTCGGCGTCATCATCAGCGGCGGCAACGTCGACCTTCCGGCCTACGCCAAGCTGCTGGCGTCCTGA
- a CDS encoding sensor histidine kinase: MRFLARFLVPRSLRARLILLILGSVLLTQAATLVTVSYFRHKFMEDVAIGYIVTTIRTLRAALSEVPAEDRADFVRTASQNQWRLWSRVLPAEAKLQRFNGRRPPPPPRATPRPPPPPPSDARPGDRPPPPSDAQPGDRPPPDGHGDEHETGADQVDTRTAQQREADRVAHEERMRRHNKPEPDDIRRDLKALVQLLNERLNDGTRVALSRGPTPEIFISLAPNSASEDVPRLREWLVIPLERLDPPVATPFIAAWLGGLGLLLLLAVGFSWHITRPITRLADAADRLAAGQPQRVEPSGPHETRALGERFNAMLDALAESDSVRRTLLSGLPHDLKGPLSRMWLRIEMADDSKLKEGLRTDLQDMQHMVDQFIGFVRGTDPAAYRYAPIVLSEWLAERVGAWHGAGTDIHLKSVDDDAPLVVQADAVALGRLLDNLIGNALNHGAPPVDVGLRRENHEAVLDVADHGPGIVPERRQEALRPFSRLDDARTRTGSVGLGLALAEAIARAHGGSLELRQADSGGLCVRVRLPLSESA; encoded by the coding sequence ATGCGCTTTCTTGCCCGCTTCCTGGTGCCGCGCTCGCTGCGTGCGCGCCTGATCCTGCTGATCCTGGGTTCCGTCCTGCTGACGCAAGCGGCCACGCTGGTGACGGTGTCGTACTTCCGGCACAAGTTCATGGAAGACGTGGCGATCGGCTATATCGTCACCACCATTCGCACGCTGCGCGCCGCCTTGTCCGAAGTGCCCGCTGAGGACCGTGCCGATTTCGTGCGCACGGCGTCGCAGAATCAATGGCGCCTGTGGTCGCGGGTGCTGCCCGCCGAAGCCAAGCTGCAACGCTTCAACGGACGGCGTCCGCCGCCGCCGCCCCGAGCCACGCCCCGCCCGCCGCCACCGCCGCCCTCGGACGCCCGGCCCGGCGACAGGCCACCGCCGCCCTCGGACGCCCAACCTGGCGACAGGCCACCGCCGGACGGGCACGGCGACGAGCACGAGACGGGCGCCGACCAGGTGGACACGCGCACTGCCCAGCAGCGCGAGGCCGACCGCGTGGCGCACGAAGAGCGCATGCGGCGCCACAACAAGCCCGAGCCCGACGACATCCGCCGCGACCTGAAGGCGCTGGTGCAGTTGCTGAACGAACGGCTGAACGACGGCACCCGCGTAGCGCTGTCGCGCGGCCCCACGCCCGAAATCTTCATTTCTTTGGCGCCCAATTCGGCCAGCGAAGACGTGCCGCGCCTGCGGGAATGGCTGGTCATCCCCCTGGAACGATTGGACCCGCCCGTGGCCACGCCCTTCATCGCCGCCTGGTTGGGCGGCTTGGGCCTGTTGTTGTTGCTGGCCGTGGGCTTTTCCTGGCACATCACGCGCCCCATTACCCGGCTGGCGGACGCGGCTGACCGCCTGGCGGCCGGGCAGCCGCAGCGCGTAGAGCCCTCGGGGCCGCACGAAACCCGCGCCTTGGGCGAACGCTTCAACGCCATGCTGGACGCGCTGGCCGAATCCGACTCGGTGCGCCGCACGCTGCTGTCCGGCTTGCCGCACGACCTGAAAGGGCCGTTGTCGCGCATGTGGCTGCGGATTGAAATGGCCGACGATTCCAAGCTGAAGGAAGGCCTGCGCACCGATCTTCAAGACATGCAACACATGGTGGACCAGTTCATCGGCTTTGTGCGCGGCACTGACCCGGCGGCCTACCGCTATGCGCCCATCGTGCTGTCCGAATGGCTGGCCGAGCGCGTTGGCGCCTGGCACGGCGCGGGTACGGACATCCACCTGAAGTCGGTGGACGATGATGCGCCGCTGGTAGTCCAGGCCGACGCGGTGGCCTTGGGCCGTTTGCTGGACAACCTGATCGGCAATGCCCTGAACCACGGCGCCCCACCGGTGGATGTTGGCCTGCGCCGCGAAAACCACGAAGCGGTGCTGGACGTGGCGGACCATGGTCCCGGCATCGTGCCCGAGCGCCGCCAGGAGGCGCTGCGCCCCTTCAGCCGGCTGGACGACGCGCGTACGCGCACTGGCAGCGTCGGCCTCGGCCTGGCGCTGGCCGAGGCCATCGCGCGCGCGCACGGTGGTTCGCTGGAGTTGCGCCAGGCGGATTCCGGCGGCCTGTGCGTGCGGGTAAGGCTGCCGCTGTCGGAAAGCGCTTAG
- the ruvB gene encoding Holliday junction branch migration DNA helicase RuvB has translation MAIQSDSLSSRPDAPRIVAPQPVSPNEESIERALRPKALQEYVGQQRAREQLEIFIAAARKRGEALDHVLLFGPPGLGKTTLAHIIAHEMGVQLRQTSGPVLERPGDLAALLTNLEKNDVLFIDEIHRLSPVVEEILYPALEDFQIDILIGEGPAARSVKLDLQPFTLVGATTRAGMLTNPLRDRFGIVSRLEFYNATDLGHIVTRSAGLLNAVITPDGAAEVARRARGTPRIANRLLRRVRDYAEVKASGTIDADVAGRALAMLEVDPQGLDLMDRKLLEAIIHKFDGGPVGVDSLAAAIGEERDTIEDVIEPYLIQHGYLQRTPRGRTATLSTWRHLGLAPPAGTATGSGELFNK, from the coding sequence ATGGCCATCCAGTCCGATTCCCTTTCCTCTCGTCCCGACGCCCCCCGCATTGTGGCGCCGCAGCCGGTATCGCCCAACGAGGAATCGATCGAACGCGCCTTGCGGCCCAAGGCGCTTCAGGAATATGTGGGCCAGCAGCGCGCGCGCGAGCAGCTTGAAATCTTCATCGCCGCGGCGCGCAAGCGCGGCGAAGCCCTGGACCACGTACTGCTCTTCGGCCCGCCCGGGCTGGGCAAGACCACGCTGGCCCACATCATCGCGCATGAAATGGGCGTGCAACTGCGCCAGACTTCCGGCCCCGTGCTGGAACGCCCGGGCGACCTGGCCGCGTTGCTGACCAACCTGGAAAAGAACGATGTGCTGTTCATCGACGAAATCCACCGTCTGTCGCCCGTGGTTGAAGAAATTCTCTATCCGGCGCTGGAAGATTTCCAGATCGACATCCTGATCGGCGAAGGCCCGGCCGCGCGCAGCGTCAAGCTGGACCTGCAGCCGTTCACGCTGGTGGGCGCCACCACGCGCGCGGGCATGCTGACGAACCCGCTGCGCGACCGCTTCGGCATCGTGTCGCGGCTGGAGTTCTACAACGCCACCGACCTGGGCCATATCGTGACCCGCAGCGCGGGCTTGCTCAACGCCGTCATCACGCCCGACGGCGCGGCGGAAGTGGCGCGCCGCGCGCGCGGCACCCCGCGTATCGCCAACCGCTTGCTGCGCCGCGTGCGCGACTACGCCGAGGTCAAGGCTAGCGGCACCATCGACGCCGACGTCGCCGGCCGCGCGTTGGCGATGCTGGAAGTCGACCCCCAGGGCCTGGACCTGATGGACCGCAAACTGCTGGAAGCCATCATCCACAAGTTCGACGGCGGCCCCGTGGGCGTGGACAGCCTGGCCGCTGCAATCGGCGAAGAGCGCGACACCATCGAAGACGTGATCGAGCCCTACCTGATCCAGCACGGTTATCTGCAACGCACGCCACGGGGGCGCACCGCCACGCTGTCCACCTGGCGCCATCTGGGCCTGGCGCCTCCCGCCGGCACGGCCACCGGCAGCGGCGAGCTCTTCAACAAGTAG